CCGCTATATGCTTCATTTAGACAACCCAGAGAAAGCACAATACAAATTAAGCGATTTAAAGGCATTTAATGGCTTTGATATAGAAAAGTATCTCTTTAGCGAAAAAGAGCTAAATGAGAAGCGTTTAAAAGCGATTGCTGACATAATGGACTTTATAGACGAGCAAGGTTTAACAGAATTAACTGAAATATTAAAATACGCTAGAAAAAATGAGCCTTATTGGTTTGAGCTTCTTTGCACTAATTCGGCTTATATTGTAAATTGTTATTTAAAGTCAATTCGTTATCAACTTGAAAAAGGAGTAAAAACAAAATGCCAAACATAAAAAAACGCCCTACTGAAATTATGACAACAAGAGTTCCTAAAAGCTTGTTCCCCTTTTTTAAAACTTTAGAAAATCGTAATAATTATGTGTTACAGCTTATAGAAAACAGCCAAGAATACAAAGATTATTTACGCAAAAAAGCAGAGCAAGAAAACAAAAATCAACCTAGCTTATTTTAAGGCTTATAATGAGTAAAAAAGAGAGAGTTAAATTTACGCTTGATTTTGCTAAGGCTTTGGTATTTGCATTATTAACAGCCTTATTCGGTATATTTGCTTTTGTTGTGATACACATTGAAACGATTAATACATTTCAAAAAATCGCTTCTTTTGCTGGTATTATTATCATAGCAGTATTTTTTTACTTGCTAATTAAATACATTGCTAAAAA
This portion of the Campylobacter helveticus genome encodes:
- a CDS encoding replication protein — encoded protein: MAENAKNDKARYWGFLVYPESVAQDWEEILSLKYGFEWVRSPLHDSDVNADNTPKKPHYHCLIYVNGKKSYNQIKTIMDEIGATAPQIIHNAKGNVRYMLHLDNPEKAQYKLSDLKAFNGFDIEKYLFSEKELNEKRLKAIADIMDFIDEQGLTELTEILKYARKNEPYWFELLCTNSAYIVNCYLKSIRYQLEKGVKTKCQT